From the genome of Vicia villosa cultivar HV-30 ecotype Madison, WI linkage group LG2, Vvil1.0, whole genome shotgun sequence, one region includes:
- the LOC131649925 gene encoding uncharacterized protein LOC131649925: MSTNDRIPSNLPILDSKNYDKWSKQMKVLFGYQEVLDIVNNGVTPLGAEPTAAHQATFREEKKKDYKALFLIHSCVDGDNFEKVGDCESARQAWLILEKAYAGAAKAKVVRFDNIVVAIEESKDLTSLSKDELQSSLEAHEQRMDERGSDKAKAELALQARFNERSKGSKGKWPSKGKQGDGEPKHSKGQKGESSSSNGYGDRSNARGGKPRDMSKVQCWKCRKLGHFQAKCGAKQLETKGDEAKVARQEVDDEATLLMMITDECEGMTEVLDSSCKSRDSSCSSAEKATVLSSEQNVMISVRDGTQGYNIRLEDKILRVVDASGVLILKAPMATNRTFKVELKVLEHRCLATAASREEWLWHYRLGHLNLRDLKALQQEGMVTGLPHINVPAELCEECRKDEVFDVFKRFKSMAERQCGRKLKVLKTDGGGEYTSVAFGKYCDDEGIVREVVPPYTPQQNGIAERKNRSIMNMVRSMLSGKSLPKELWGEAVSTATYLLNRCPTKKLEKLTPEEAWCGFKPNLSHLRVFGSVAYKHVPGQLRKKLDDKGEEMIFVGYHSTGVSPETVPQPPNDVQTEGHRRRSTRQRVLPSRLQECERFQDNEVNNEGDFVHFALMAESEPVNTEEALRDPKWICAMKEELESIEKNGTWELVDLPHGKKPIGVRWVFKVKANPKGEIIKYKARLVAKGFLQREGIDFEEELNSSEGETITLLVDNVSAINLAKNPIAHGRSKHIEMRFHYLRELVSDGKLRLGYCRSEDQVADLLTKGVTNEVFKRLRRKLSMVDLDQLK, from the exons ATGAGTACCAATGATCGAATCCCATCCAATTTACCGATTCTTGATTCGAAGAATTACGACAAGTGGTCTAAGCAAATGAAGGTCTTGTTTGGATATCAAGAAGTTCTCGATATCGTCAACAATGGAGTCACACCTCTTGGGGCTGAACCTACAGCTGCACATCAAGCCACTTtcagggaagagaagaagaaagattacaaagctcTCTTCTTGATACACTCTTGCGTCGATGGTGATAACTTCGAAAAGGTCGGTGATTGCGAGTCCGCGAGGCAAGCTTGGTTAATTCTTGAGAAAGCATATGCTGGGGCTGCGAAGGCGAAggttgtgag ATTCGACAACATTGTGGTTGCTATTGAAGAGTCCAAGGACCTTACGTCGCTGAGCAAGGATGAGCTTCAAAGTTCCCTAGAagcacatgaacaaagaatggacgaGAGAGGAAGCGATAAAGCAAAGGCGGAATTAGCTTTGCAAGCTCGTTTCAATGAAAGGAGTAAAGGTTCGAAAGGGAAATGGCCTTCGAAAGGGAAGCAAGGCGATGGTGAACCTAAACATTCGAAGGGACAAAAGGGTGAGAGCAGCAGCTCAAACGGTTATGGTGATCGAAGCAACGCGAGAGGTGGAAAACCAAGAGACATGAGCAAGGTACAATGCTGGAAATGCAGGAAACTTGGGCATTTTCAAGCAAAGTGTGGTGCTAAACAGCTTGAAACTAAAGGGGATGAAGCCAAGGTTGCTAGGCAAGAGGTGGATGATGAAGCCACACTCTTAATGATGATTACCGATGAGTGCGAAGGCATGACAGAGGTGCTGGACAGCAGCTGCAAGTCACGGGACAGCAGCTGCAGCAGTGCAGAAAAAGCGACAGTTTTGAGTtcggaacaaaatgtgatgatttcGGTTCGTGATGGAACTCAAG GTTACAATATACGGTTGGAAGATAAGATCTTGCGAGTTGTTGATGCTAGTGGAGTGTTGATCCTAAAGGCTCCCATGGCTACCAATAGGACTTTCAAAGTGGAGCTGAAAGTGTTGGAGCATAGGTGCTTAGCTACAGCTGCAAGTAGAGAGGAGTGGTTATGGCATTATCGTCTCGGTCACTTGAATCTTCGTGATCTCAAAGCGTTGCAACAAGAGGGTATGGTTACCGGGCTGCCACACATTAACGTTCCAGCTGAgttgtgtgaggaatgt agaaaggatgaggtGTTTGATGTATTCAAAAGGTTTAAGTCCATGGCGGAGAGGCAATGCGGTCGCAAGTTGAAAGTTCTCAAAACGgacggtggaggtgagtatacctcGGTTGCGTTTGGGAAGTATTGTGATGATGAGGGTATAGTGCGTGAGGTTGTGCCACCCTATACGCCGCAGCAAAATGGTATTGCCGAGAGGAAAAATCGTTCAATTATGAACATGGTTCGAAGCATGTTAAGCGGTAAAAGTCTACCGAAGGAACTATGGGGAGAAGCGGTCTCTACAGCCACATACTTATTGAATCGTTGTCCTACAAAGAAGCTTGAAAAGCTTACACCGGAAGAGGCTTGGTGTGGATTCAAACCGAATCTAAGTCATTTGCGTGTATTCGGTTCGGTGGCTTATAAACATGTGCCGGGACAATTGAGAAAGAAGTTGGACGATAAAGGAGAAGAGATGATATTCGTTGGATATCACTCTACAGGCG TCAGTCCCGAAACAGTTCCGCAGCCTCCGAATGATGTTCAAACTGAAGGACACCGTAGAAGATCAACAAGGCAAAGAGTGTTGCCTTCTAGACTCCAAGAATGTGAGAGATTCCAAGATAACGAAGTTAATAATGAAGGTGATTTCGTTCATTTTGCGCTTATGGCCGAATCCGAACCGGTGAATACGGAGGAGGCTCTAAGGgatccaaaatggatttgtgcAATGAAAGAGGAGCTGGAATCAATCGAGAAAAACGGTACTTGGGAGTTAGTTGATCTACCTCATGGTAAGAAGCCAATTGGTGTCCGTTGGGTCTTTAAAGTGAAAGCAAATCCGAAGGGCGAGATAATCAAGTATAAGGCTCGATTAGTAGCGAAAGGGTTTTTGCAACGTGAAGGAATAGACTTTgaggag gagcttAATAGTAGTGAGGGTGAGACTATTACTCTCCTTGTCGACAATGTCTCCGCGATCAACCTTGCGAAGAATCCAATTGCACATGGAAGAAGCAAGCACATAGAGATGCGGTTTCATTACTTGAGGGAGTTAGTGAGCGATGGAAAGTTACGATTGGGGTATTGTCGAAGCGAAGATCAAGTAGCTGACTTATTGACCAAGGGTGTGACCAATGAGGTGTTCAAGAGGCTGAGAAGGAAGCTGAGCATGGTGGACTTGGACCAACTGAAgtga